The following is a genomic window from Neofelis nebulosa isolate mNeoNeb1 chromosome 12, mNeoNeb1.pri, whole genome shotgun sequence.
aaaatgaatccttCTCAAtagtttgtccttttttttaaatgttagctgAACATTAGGACTGTGTTATATACTGAAGACatgtataataatattatttatcattgaaggaataaaataatataaagaagtaTAATTTTGCTAGATGATATAATAGGAATATTACCAGGAATTTCACTTATTTGTGAAAAATATTCACAGATAGATAGCTTGTTAAAAAGTAAAACCCACAAGCCTGATGCAAACTGTTAGGTGCAAAATAATGTGCTAATTACATAGACCTCTGCAAGACAAGTATAAATCCAGACACCTcttttctggtttatttcatttctagAGTCCATTTGTTGCAggtctttattatgttttcaaagtaaataagtaagccATTTGCAGTTCAGGTCTTGTCcccaagagaataaaaaaaaaatatgcaacagTGACACCATTTGGCTGGATAATAACTAAAACTGGACAAAtaagatattttctctcattgGAGACTGTTTTAGTTGTGTTTAAAAATTGTGATTCTCAAGTTAATGGGCACCTGTGGAAATTCATTTTGCAAATCTACACGTAGAATCAGTAATTCTTTTGTTCAGAGTCAAtaacattacaaaagaaaaaaattcccaagCATTTCCCCAAGCAGAGTCCCCCATTTAGCACAATGCTGACAATGCCTGAGTGTTTTGAGGATTGCAATAGGGGCATAACTGACAATCCCTCTTGTGCTGCTAGTATGCTAGTTTCATATTTACCAAGGACTTGTCAATATTTGTTTGGGATCTTGAAAAATGGATGCGAGGTCTCTGTGAGGTCTTTGTGTTGAGTCTCTATGGGGTATCTGTGTAAGGTCTCAATGTGAAATGTCTGTGAGGCAGTGAAAGATTTCTGTGCACTGTCTGTAGATGAAGTCTTTCTGTGAGGTTTCTATGTGAGGTCTTTTTGAGGCCATGTGATGTCTCTGAGTGTTGTTTCTGGGTGAGGTCTCTGCGTGAGGTCTGTATGGAAGGTACCATTGGGAAGTCTTGATAGGTTTGCTGTTAGGTCTCTGGAAAATCTCTGAAATCTGTACTAGGTTTCTGTCTGAGAATCTGTGGGGCAACATGAAGTCCCTATACGAGGTCTCAGTGTGAGGTCTCTATAAGGCAATATTCTAGTCACCATGGAAGGTGTCTGTGTGAGAGAGGTCTCTGTTGAGAGTTGTCTCTGTAAGGTCTGTGTGTTCTCTTTGCTGGGAAGTGTCTCTGTGTTGTCTCTGCATGAAGTGTCTCTGTGTGGGTGTCTCCATTTCTGGCCTTGCCACACCTTATGGAAATCTGAGCAACAGAAGGGTGAAGGCACTTGCTTCTTTGTgtttgaggggtgggggtgggggaggggttgtgttgttgtttgtttcttttctgttccgTCAGCATCCCCATCTGCAGCACTTCTGGCAGGGGCTATGTGGTCCACATCTAGCCCCTACTCCTGTCCCAGAACTCAACTCTCAGTGCCCTTTGAAGACTTAATAGCAACCAGGCTCAGGGCCCCTTGCTCTGTCCCACCCTCTCCTAAGCTCCCAAGGGCCCCAAGGTGCTGTCTGTGCTGGGTCCCAATCCCTTTCCACAGGTCTTGGCTCCACTTACATTGCTGGACCCACTCTGGAGGCTGACTCAGGAATTGGGTCCCAGAGGCAAGACCTGGCTCCAGGGAGAAACCAGTGACACAAGCAGGCTTAaacccactctgcccctccaccccaggtcCCACATGTTGGGCATCCTGACAGGCATGGGGGACGGGGCCCATTCCTGTTATCCTCTGGATCAAGGGCATCTCCTGGAGCAAGACTCTGTACCATGGGAATGATGCCCTCTGCAGCTGTGCCTACTGTGCACAAAGCACAGACTAACGCTAGAGAAATTGCTCATCTTCTTGCTTTCTCATATGGAtagaggccaggggagggggaaacCTGTGCTAGAAGTGGAGAGAGCAGTGGACCACTCCTGAGCTATACCTCCCCATTTTGAACAGGTCATTTCCATGCTCTCCCCAACTCCCATTTCACAAATCCTGTCTGATGGCCTCATCTGCTAGACTCTGGAGTATGCAAGGACTGGGAGCCAGACGAGACTTACTACATGATTGCAGGCCAGTCTCTGGGCCTTTTAACTCCCCACCACTCCTTGAGGAGCAGTTCTACAGCCCTGTGTTTAAATAAAGGTCACCAGACTGGGAGTTACATCTGAAGCTCCCTAATCCTGGCTTTTCCACCTGAATTCTTGAATTCAAGAGGTGACAATGTGTAagtgtattaaatatattattaggaGATTAACCTTCCCTCATTTGCTTTACATCTACAAATTTGACCATCTGTTCTGGATATAAAAGTGGCTTCTCTATGTCTGTGATCTTAGAGCTGAAGTGGGGTGGAGACCATGATGGGGTATGATGAGCCACTGGGcccttaactttttctttcctccaggcCTGTAGATGGTGGTGGGATATCAGAGGCTCTTCATTCACTGCAAATTTATAGGCACCATGTGccactttgcctttttctttggaTCCAAACTTTTCAACTTGTCTCCCACATCCCATTCTAAGTTCATAGTATTCAACCGTCACATAGTTACTACATACAGATACACTCAATCCTGTTTCATTAATCCAGAACTCCTTCTCTGGGGTTAACATAGAGGGAAAGCAGGTGACCCTTGAATATTCATTTGGGGTAAAGGTGAACATAGCCCTTAGCAACTTCCCTGATGTTCTCTCATTTACACATACTCAGAGCTGGAAGTGCCATCCTCATCACTGGAAGTACAGGAAAGGCAGAGGTGGAAGAGGGTGACATTAAAGCTAAGCTCAGAGGGGTTCACAGGGCCTAACTCAACCTCAGCTCTTCACAAGAGACAGAAGGGGCTCTCAAGAGCAAGTGCCCTCTATTCTTCACCAAGAGATCCAGGAAAAGGATTTCTCCTGCTTCTGAACTTTAGGCCTAGTACCCTCTACCAAATTTCAATCCACTTGGTTCTGATACTTCCTGGAGCCTGAGTGGGACCCTGAGTCCAGCCCCATGATGTCTGGAAACCTATCCCCTATAGCTGTATAAATTTCAAAGTAGAGTGGAAGCAGGAAAAAGGCAAGTTGAGCCAGATCTTGGGTAAGGTCTTCATAggtatttctcatctttttagGGTAGTTTTTGTTTGCATAATGACAGTATCATGAAAACAATGTATAATGAAAGGATAAAGAGCAAGCCTACAATGCCCAAGGCCAAAATCCctccattctcttcccttctAGAAGCCAAAGTACATACTGAGCACAGCACAGACAAAATCAACCATACTACCctcttttggggggaaaacatATATATTGGGGAATATTAGGTATTTGGATgtgctaatgagaaaaaaaacactttctttacatggactaatttttttcttgaagacaTATTTTCCTACTAGGAAAGGCTAAAGAAGTATTTTATGATCGACCAAACAGGGAGGCCTGAAGAAGACAGTGCCGTGGACAGTGTTGATGgtagcctggggcacctggcatCCTTGGGCTATACTGGCAGGGACTGACTGGAGACAAAGTCTTCTTGGGAGGCAAGGATGGGAGGTGCCTTGGGTCCAGTTGCTCATCCTCGAATCTTACACTTTTCAAGGACTGTCGGTGTTTAACCTGCCTTTCCTTGAAAGAGCTACTCTGACCATTGGAGGTGTCTTGGTGATTGTGGGCTGTATAACTCATTCTCCCATGCTCTGGGTAGAAGGGAACCCTGTGGTAGCAGAAACACCCACATACTGGTGCTTGGAGTTCCTGTTTGTGCTCATTTAACTTTGTGCCATGAAGTCCATGGTGGATTGccattttctcctctagaatttgtCCAACAGCTGTCATGAGTGCCTGAGCCTCAGCAGTCTCATTAGCCATAATTGATCTGCTTTTGACTGGTCCTTGGCTCTTGGCAGAGGCTATTATTGGCTTACATTTTTGCATGGTGTTCTGACCTTTGACTTTTCTATTGGGGAAAATCCATTGAAAAAAGTGCCTCATCCTTTTTCTGAAAAGGTTTTCTGGAGGACCTTGTTTCTTCTCTGGCAGGAACTGTATGCATCTGTTCCTAACAGAGTCTACTATTCCTCTGACTGGGGAAAGATGACTCATACTTTCAGCTTGAGAGGTCCTCAATTCTTCAAACCgttctttattctttcctgaGTTGGGCCTCCTACAGTCCTCTCTCTTATAAGTAGAGGCAGTCATCTTGCTCTGGCTCTTCCGTGAGTCCTGAAGTCCAGAGTTCATGGGATCTTTCTGCCTTAAGCAGCTCCTTTGGTTTGCCGTTAAGCCATACAGCATCTGGGAAGCTATCTTGTCTCCAGTGGGCACTGTCTGGGGATAACACTGAGGTGCCTGAGAAGCCAAGTTGTCTACAGCAAGGATTACGTGTGTAGGACAGTCTTGAGACTGGCTCTCTGGCTTTATCTTCAATTTGGACTTAAATTCACTAACCTCTGTGTTAAGGCATGACTCTCCAAGATCTTGGATAGCAGACATTCTAGAAAGTTTTTTACTGGTATCTAAACCCCCCATATGTGCATttatggtttggggttttgtgaGCACATTGGTTCCCAAGATGGGTCTTGGCTGAAGAGTAGGAGGCTTGGCCTCCACTGCCTCCCTAGCCTTTTCAGACCTAAGATATTGGGGTCCTAAGTTCATCTTCAGCATTGCTACCCTATGGCAGGGGTCTTGTGAGACCCAATCCTCACTCTCCTCTCTTGGCTCATTCCCAGCCATTGCTGAACTGGGACTCAGCTCTAGGCTGCTTTTCTCAGCCCATTCTGCAGAATCACTCTGCGGAGTTCTGCCCATGAGGTTGAGTGTGAAGGACTGAGAAGGTGGCCTGCTATCCTGTCCAGTCAGAGAGGCCTTTGAGGACCCCTGGTTGTCATCAGATGGGGTCCTTACCAGGGCCCTCTGGATTTCCCCATACATAGGTGAAGGGGCAAGGAGAGGTCTCTCCAGGGTGAGACCTGACTCTTCTGCTACAACTTTCTTTCCCAGACATGCCTGAGAAGGTCTTCTTCTCAGGGATTCAGCAGATTTGATTATTGAGGCAGTTCCAGACACACAGGTGGCTGAGGGGTTAAAGGCAAACTGCAGAATGGGCAAAGGTTGAACCTTTTTCAACTTAAATAGATTTATGGGCTTAAGAGCCTTGAGGGGTAGACCCCACCTGTGCCTCACCCAAAACCTTATAATATGTGCTTCCAGCACTTCTTGAATGTCTGGATTGAGGAAGGAAACCCTGTGGGAGGTGTTCACATATGGTCCCCAACACTTCAAGATTCCTAGGTTTCTGATTTCCTTGTGAGTGTTGGACTTCGGAAAAGCATGGTTGACTGCAAGCCAGGATTTGTGCACACTCACAGGGATCAAACTCCCACTTATCTTCCCCAACTTCCTACCCAAATGGTCTTTCAGGATGTTTTCTAGATTCTTATCTAAGCTCTTTAGCAAATCGCTCCCTGAGTCACTCATTGACAACCCCAAGTCACATTCTGACTCTTCAGAGCTTACTTCCTGAAACCCCATTAGGGAGCTTTCTGAGTCCCTGGAGAGATCTTTTGGGACCTTCCCCAAAATATACCCCAGGCCCTTGCCCATGCCCTGGCTTAGCTGGAACTCCACTTTCTGTGTATCCTTGTTGCTTTTACCTGCACATGCAGAGGGACGTGAGGGTCCACGCTTGCCCTTTGCCTGACATGTCCCTGGTAATTCACCCTGAAGCTGCCTTAGTTCCAGAGACTCTTGGATCTTACGGGGCAGCTCCCACCTGTGTTCAATAAGCCACTTTTGTAGGTGTTGCTCCAGTTGCTTACGGAGTTCAGCACTGATTGGAAAGTTCTCAGGAAGGAGGGAGACTGCCCAACTGTCCTCAGGAAGATTGGAAGTGAAGACACTAAAGACTTCTTGAGATCTTTTGATTACAGAGGATAAAGCCCACCCACTTTCTAGTTGCTTCTGCAACAAAGGCCATTCTGGATGTTGAATCTCAGGTGGGATGAGAAATTGTGACTTATCCTGGGCTATAGGGCAAGATACTTCACAGGCCTCAATCTGAGGTGGCGAAGGTGATAGGATTGGAAGAGAGGATTGGCAATGATCCTGGGTCAGGATCTGAGCCAGAGATGGTGGTTGAAATTGAGGTACAGATGAAACCAAGGGTTGAGATTGGAACTCCAGTTGGGACGGGGGCTGGGACTGAGAAAGCAGTGGAGATAGTTTACCCTGCATTTGAGTTGGGCAGGCACTTGAGATTCCATTgaataagaaagaggaagactGTGGCACTGAAGAGCACTCAGAGATCCAGGCAGTAGCCACCAGAGATTCGCTGTGTAGAGAGGGGAGACCCCAGAAAAGTTGGTTATATTTCTGCTGTAGATGGTGTCCCAAGACCTTAGGATATGAGAGCTTCTGATGACCAGGCAGCTgctctggttttccttttgtACTCCAGAAGTGTTGTAGGCTTGTGTTCTGTTCAGGACTCAGTGACTTCAACATATTCCCCAAAGAATTCAGGTGGTAGTCTGGGCTCGTTTGTTTTGGATAtgattcatctttttctttttctttccaaatcttgACCTTGACTCTCTTTGTGACTTGTATTTCCAGGAGCTTCTGATTATCTGAGCTCAGCAAAGAGGGGCTAGCAACTCCTACCTGTCTGTTGGTGGGGTTTCCCCGGAATGAGGCCTctggtgagtggtgggaaaggtgttCTTGCTGAGACTCATAATTTGATGAGGTTGAGAGGCACAGGGCTTTGGCAGCAGTGTGCCACCATGACAAGGCTGAAATGGGACAACTTGAGTGGCCAAGGCCTGAGATGGCTGGAACAGCAGAAGCTGACCAAGGGGTATGAGATGACCTCTGTGGAATGGTGCTTGGTGGGAATGCCAAGGAGTCACATTGAGGAAGAGTCAGAATAGAGTCTGGAGGTTGTGGGGCAGAGGAGGCTCTCAGAGGTGGAGGGCAGGCCTCTGAATTAAGGGGAcatggaggcagaggggaaagagcAAGTGGCTGGGGCAAAAGGCTGTTGAGGGGAAGGAAAGGCTCTGGTGGCGAAGAGGCACTCAGAGATGAGTGGGAATGAACAGAAACTGAAGAGGTCATTGAGTCAAGAAGTAGAGGGCGCTGAGTCAGAGGAACTGGGGTAGCCAACAGGGACATGGTGGGAGCAGCATCATCCATAGGCTCCCTGCATGGCTGGTGGGCTCCAGCAGGCACTGCTTTGCACACCTCACCAGGGATGTCTTGACATAAGAGTTGATGAAAGCCACCCTTGTCAGGGAGCCTCCCCAGGCAGCTGCAGGAGACAGGAGGCACAAGCTGCAGCTAGAAGCTGACAGggcaaggagggaagggcaggttGGGCAGGGATAACACCTGCAACCTACAGCCCTCCACAGTCTCCATACTGATTTCACATTGCTCCCACTATTCCTTACCCCAGAGCTTTATCCATACTTTGTTTCTGTGGCTCCCCCTCCCAGGGTTCCCTATGGACCAGGGGTCAAATCATAAACTCTGGGACAAAGGAGGAccaaggaaaagggggaaaaggggaaaaattctTTACCTTTGCAGAAGTGAAATCAGACTGCGAGCTCCCTCCAGTTCTTTCAGGCAATTTCTGCAAGCTGGAAATAAGGAGGCTGGGTTATAGTAGTGAAAGTAAGGCCCTAAGTGTTTTAGGGGAGGCTGAGTGCAGGGGGGAGCTTTTAGGCTAAGCTTTTAGGGGGAGACTGTTGGGAGATTAGACTATGGAGCCCAAGCATCACTGTTCAAAGCCACACGATCCCTCACAGTGATGGCCAGGTTTATTATGGGGAGTACTTTGTCATTTACATTACCCCCCAGAGCCCTCACAACTGCCTTGTTGGGGAGAAAGGACAGGGGTCACCTCACAAAAGAATCTGAGTGAAGTTAAACCACTTATCAACCCAGAGGTTCCACCTCTTGATCTAGGCATTAATGGTCTACTACCGCCCACACACCTCTGCCAGCTGACACCCATTTCAGCCTCTATCAACTTCCTTCCAAGCATGGAATCTGGGAAATATACAGTAGCTGATCTCCTTCCCAAGAGCCTCTCTGAGGGCTTTTCCTGAAGGATGGTCTCTGCCCCTGGCATCCTTGGAGACCATGGAATTAGACCCTCAGgagcaagagagatggagaataaCTTGGCATATGTAGGGCTAAATGGCATAAGCTTACCTTTCAAAGCTCcgctttttttcttactcttgctcctcctcctcaGCTCCACTTGATGCTATGAGAAAAGATGAGGGGCTGGGACTCAATTATCTCTTCTCTCTAGATGATTCACAGATGCTCAGTGTTCATAATATGACTTTCTACATTTCTACATATAATGGAGCtctgtggctttcttttcttttattcatctttaaaatgaataaaatatttttagtttttcttctttgaaaaatgtaaacatgGATTTTCTATGTGAGATCActatgaatttctttcatcactatTCCTCTACtcaagaaatacacacacacacatacaggtcCTTCTATGCTCCACTGGATAAGACTCTGTTTCCAGAGTTCAGACCCCCACTCTAGCCCTTTAGAGGCTCTCAGGTTCAGCACTGCCTTCAGATCAGCCCAACACAGAGGAAGAGCTCACCTGAGACACCTGCCACAGGAAGGGGAAAGTGGCTGGTAAAACAATGTTTAGGAGTCTGTTCTTCTGCAGACAATGAACTCAGTATACAGTCCTCACTCACTGGTCACTGAATCTGGGACTTTGCCCAGGAGACCTAGGGTCTGGAGATCTTGGGATAGAAACCCTTGTGCCCACTCTAAGCTTTGCCTGGCCTAGCTAGTCCCTAGAAGGATGATGTTCTATTCTTTCCTGAGATTTCCCATCTCACAAGACTCTCTAGATGATTTAGAAAAGTGGAtataagaataaggaaaaaaaagagataatccCTGTTGGGGTTTAGCTAAAGTTTCCTTACCTTCCtgatatttctatatttcttagCTGGTGATAAGGGTGGATTACTCTGAAAACAAGGGAGTAACAGAAGGAAGAGCCCCAGTCCACACAGGAAGGCAAAGATGGCATCAATCACCCAGGAGGTGGGACCAGAGCTCAGCCAGGAGGTACCAGTGCttctcagagaaaagaaattctcCATCTTTGGAAATCTGTTGTCCTCAGGCAACTGAGCACTGGTAGTTCACTTGGGGACAGAGCCCTAGGCCTGCATCACAGAGCTAAAGCCTTGTCACAAAGGGTTCCTGAGAATGGGGGAGCTGGCTAGagcaccacccctcccccatcattcAGTCCCACAGATCCCTGCACTTTCCCGAGCCTTCTAGATTCCAACTTCCAACTCTACTGTCATGTCAGAGAGACCTTAGCCAATTTTCTATTCATTCCATCTAGAACTCAGATATTACCTGGTCCCTTTGTCCATTAGGGGTCTTGACTCAGGGCCCACCAATTTTACAACCCTTGAAAATCTGAAGTTGACCCTAGAATTTTGGCTATTTCCCAGGgaaattttcttttggaattttctcTGTCCTCAACTCTAGTTTCCCATATAATGTTCTTGTCTTGTATAAACCCAAGcacataatttaaatttcttttgcagTTAATTAGTTTTATGAATTTTAGTGTTTGCTTTGTCTCATTTTCAAAAGgacatatacacaaaaaataagataattattcAAAATTCATAAATTAAAGTATGAAAGTTACTTTCTAAGTTTGTAACATTTATAATTCTAAAGTTAGTAAAGCTTTAAACTTTACTACAAAGACTTTTGGGACATGtggatacatacacacattcacagacacatacacacacttatcCTTTCACAAACCAATCCAGTATTTCCAAATCCAAGAATACACACTTTcctactgaaaacattttttcatatgttgtcTTGacctgattttatattttattttatttgtgttttatttttattttttaaattttccacatAAGTTTTAAAACATGTTGTTTTAGTTCATTAGggcttctataacaaaatacc
Proteins encoded in this region:
- the LOC131491916 gene encoding spermatogenesis-associated protein 31A6-like, whose amino-acid sequence is MENFFSLRSTGTSWLSSGPTSWVIDAIFAFLCGLGLFLLLLPCFQSNPPLSPAKKYRNIRKHQVELRRRSKSKKKSGALKACRNCLKELEGARSLISLLQSCLGRLPDKGGFHQLLCQDIPGEVCKAVPAGAHQPCREPMDDAAPTMSLLATPVPLTQRPLLLDSMTSSVSVHSHSSLSASSPPEPFLPLNSLLPQPLALSPLPPCPLNSEACPPPLRASSAPQPPDSILTLPQCDSLAFPPSTIPQRSSHTPWSASAVPAISGLGHSSCPISALSWWHTAAKALCLSTSSNYESQQEHLSHHSPEASFRGNPTNRQVGVASPSLLSSDNQKLLEIQVTKRVKVKIWKEKEKDESYPKQTSPDYHLNSLGNMLKSLSPEQNTSLQHFWSTKGKPEQLPGHQKLSYPKVLGHHLQQKYNQLFWGLPSLHSESLVATAWISECSSVPQSSSFLFNGISSACPTQMQGKLSPLLSQSQPPSQLEFQSQPLVSSVPQFQPPSLAQILTQDHCQSSLPILSPSPPQIEACEVSCPIAQDKSQFLIPPEIQHPEWPLLQKQLESGWALSSVIKRSQEVFSVFTSNLPEDSWAVSLLPENFPISAELRKQLEQHLQKWLIEHRWELPRKIQESLELRQLQGELPGTCQAKGKRGPSRPSACAGKSNKDTQKVEFQLSQGMGKGLGYILGKVPKDLSRDSESSLMGFQEVSSEESECDLGLSMSDSGSDLLKSLDKNLENILKDHLGRKLGKISGSLIPVSVHKSWLAVNHAFPKSNTHKEIRNLGILKCWGPYVNTSHRVSFLNPDIQEVLEAHIIRFWVRHRWGLPLKALKPINLFKLKKVQPLPILQFAFNPSATCVSGTASIIKSAESLRRRPSQACLGKKVVAEESGLTLERPLLAPSPMYGEIQRALVRTPSDDNQGSSKASLTGQDSRPPSQSFTLNLMGRTPQSDSAEWAEKSSLELSPSSAMAGNEPREESEDWVSQDPCHRVAMLKMNLGPQYLRSEKAREAVEAKPPTLQPRPILGTNVLTKPQTINAHMGGLDTSKKLSRMSAIQDLGESCLNTEVSEFKSKLKIKPESQSQDCPTHVILAVDNLASQAPQCYPQTVPTGDKIASQMLYGLTANQRSCLRQKDPMNSGLQDSRKSQSKMTASTYKREDCRRPNSGKNKERFEELRTSQAESMSHLSPVRGIVDSVRNRCIQFLPEKKQGPPENLFRKRMRHFFQWIFPNRKVKGQNTMQKCKPIIASAKSQGPVKSRSIMANETAEAQALMTAVGQILEEKMAIHHGLHGTKLNEHKQELQAPVCGCFCYHRVPFYPEHGRMSYTAHNHQDTSNGQSSSFKERQVKHRQSLKSVRFEDEQLDPRHLPSLPPKKTLSPVSPCQYSPRMPGAPGYHQHCPRHCLLQASLFGRS